The genomic segment TAAAAAGTGATTAATTATCTTTTGTTACTAAATACGTTAATTATTTTGAGCAAATTTTTTTAGCAAACATGTCAAGATGATGGAGTATTATTTTGTAATGATTTTAAAGAAATACAAATTTGAAATACGCTCTccatttcaattaaaaaaatgtgacattttttttttttttgatgaatcaaAAATGAAATGACAACATATAAATTGGACTGAGGGAGTATAACAttttaaatgaaaacaaaaagaacCAAAACCCCAATGGATCTAAACGGGTCAACCAGCCAAAACCCCGATGGATCTCTCCAAAAGTTGTTCAAACCTCTGATCTACCAAGTTTGAACAGACGTTGAAGCTCTTGTAATGGCGAAATTGCTCATTTTATCTCTCACGTATTCCCAGTATCAGTATCATCTATAACATAAGAGGGCCCTATTAATGTTTCGGTTAAGATCAATTTTGGTTTTTCTTGTGCTCTTTAAGAGTTTCGGTTCAATTATTGGGGAAGAggaagagaaaattgaagagttCTCAGAAGCATTATTGTTAAGGCCATTACCAGATCGTAAAGTGCTAGCCCATTTTCATTTCGAAAGCAAAGTCCCACCAACTGCAACTCATGGCAGTCACCACCATCTCTTCCCCAAATCCATTTATCAGCTGGTACACTTTCCGATGCATCAAATAATAATGCTTGATTTTTCACTTTGTATTGACATATTTTAGCTCTGTATTATTGGCATGGGATGAGgtggaaaaattaaaatcaaccaATGCTAACTTAGCTATGACCAGAACACAAATTGAAGTAAATATATTTAGGAATACAAGAACTAGTTGGGATTAAGTCCTACTTTTTATTGTCacatttacatttttttttatatcagtATGACTGTAGAGATAGGCGTGAACTTTAACTCTAAAGTAGATTTAATTTACCTTAAAAGACCAGTTATTTAGTATTGGAATGAATGAGGCCAAATGGAGCAGAATGGATACAGAACATTCATATGGCCAGTCCCAACTAGTTAGGGATTGAGGAATAACTAATTGATTGATGATATGCTTGGTCGTTTGGTACAAGGGATAAGGATAATAGTCTCCTGTTAAAATGCAGGATTTTCTTATCTTGCATTTGGTCAGGGGATTATTTATCTCACTGGTTGTACTACAATGATGGgattagttatatatatatatatatatatatatggtgggataactaatcccatgTGATATCACTATTCTTGGGATAACTTTGTCTATCCATACCCCAATCCAAATAAAGCTTAGAGGTCGTTTGGTTGGGTGTATAAGAATAGTGTTGAATAGAGTGTATTTGTAATGTTGAGATTAGTTATGTCGGGATTATTTGGTGTATTAAGAGAAAATTTTTCCTTAACCATGCTTATCCGTGTAGTATTACAGGGGCGGAGCTAGGGGCCTCGGAGGGGGTACTCGAAACCCAGTAACTTTCATGCGGATctagtatttatatagagaaacctagtaaatatataataattataagttgggaacccaTAAACAAAGTGTATTATTAGTCTAGTGGAGTAGAGGGACTTGTAAAAGTTTTATTAACCTCTTGGGTGTGGGTTCAAATCTCCTAAGTtactctttgattttatttttatctaacatGGGGAACCCACAAACTTTAAATGTTGGATCCGCCTCTGTGTAGTAATCGgccatgtattactaataccatggTTTCCTATGTATTAATTATACCCTCTGTTATACTGATTTCAGTGTATAACACATAGGCTGAAAATCCTGCCAAACAAAGGACTAAATAATACCATGTCTAATACATGTACAGATTCTCTAATACATCCTACCAAACGACCCGTTAATGTCTTATATCTAGATAATTAATATCAAAGATGGGTACCCTTCGGTAATGGATATAATAACTGGTAATCAAATGAAATCTCATACCAAAGAAAAGTGAAATTCTCGTTTTATTTCTTTGCGTTTTATGATCCTGAAAAATATTGTGTATACCTGTCATTACTAAGTGTTGAGGTGGCGTGAGTTTTTGGCCGAACGTCTCTTGCGTGATTAATCAGGATGTACTCTAGGTTATTATTTTGGTCATTGGTGTCTAGCAGTTGATTGCATGAAACATAATACTCACTGTGTGATTAGGTCCATAAATATAGAGTTCAAGAAATGGAGCTGTCCTTCACGCAAGGTCGTTGGAATTATGGACGCTGGGGTGGATACGATCCCATTTCAAGTAGAAATGCGAAGCCTCCTGGAGTTGAACTTTGGGCTACTTTTGATGTTCCACAGCATCAGGTCGACGCTTGTTGGAGAAATTTAACCCATGCTCTTTCAGGGCTCTTTTGTGCTTCTATTAACTTCCTAGAGTCATCAACTGCTTATTCTGCCCCCAAATGGAGCTTCAAGTCATTTGCTGCAAATATCAGGTATGGCACCTTGCACCGCGAGGCTGTTTGCACAGAGAACCTCACTCCCTGGCTAAAGTTGCTTCCTTGTCGAGACAAAGCTGGACTTTCTGCATTGATGGACAGACCTTCTATCTACAGAGGATTTTATCACTCTCAGAGGTTGCATTTGGTCTCAAATGAATTTGATCTAACTGCAGCAAGTTCTGGAATGGTTCTTGAACAGACACTTACTGTTGTTCTTCAACCGGTTACTTTAGGAAGTGGTATGGTATCATCTCTTGGCTTAATACAACAGCCAAGTTGGTCACTGAGCTCATTATTTGGACGGGAAGTTAGTGGAAGGTGTGTTCTTTCGAATGCTAGTAATATCTATGTCCAATTAGAGCCGAATTTGGTGTCTGAATTGATGACTACTTCAGAGACACAACAACAATCTGATGTTGAGAATTTGATGTCTCAAGCTTGGAGTGACATGAGCTTTGAAATGTCTGATTCCCCAGTCAGGTTAATTGAAGAAGTTTATGGCTTTCAGAAGGAGTCATCCCTTCTGTATGAATTTTCTCTAGCAAATTATAGTGATTCAAGGCCATTCAACTTGGAGTTCAGGTGGAAGCGTCCCGTGACATGGTCATCTCAGCTGGCTCCCTTGCAAGCTAGTAGGTTCCTTATGGGAAGTGGGAATGAAAGGGGTGCCATAGCCATCTCCTTGAAGTCTGTAGGAAGAAGTGGGTATGCTGAATCTTCTGTCAACCAGGAAGGAAGATGTTCGCTACGGGTTGATGTTTTCCAAGTTGTTCCTTGGTATGTCAAGGTTTATTACCACACGCTTAAAGTGTTTCTAGATGAACGTCTGCATAATTTAGCAGATGTCATAGAAAGGATAAACGTTTCGCCTTCTGAAGACAAGGTTTCTCCTGGGCTAATGGAAATAGCATTGCGATTGCCCTGTGATGTGCAATTGGTGATTTTGACATTGGAGTTTGATAAGGTATCTATCCCCCTTTCCAGTTCATCTAGAATTAAATCTGCTGATATCTAAGTTTTCGTGATACTGACATTGGAGTGCTATAATAATCTGCCAATATCCAAGTTTTGATGTATTAAAGAACAATTGTCAGCTAGGACAACTATCTAATTGTCTCATTGTATTTCTCAAGTTTTATTTGTTAAGTAGCTATCTAATTGTCTCATTTAGGGGTATTTGTGTAGGATATTGGTAAGTATAGATAGACATAAGTTATTGTTCCAAAAATGTTTCACATGGATATTTGTACTTGGAGTAGAGAGAAAGTACCTTTTCAGTTGAACTGATATCAGATGCGTTCAGGCCTTTCTgtagtcttcaacttttgaactACTTTTATCTGCTCATGTGGTTAGTTTAAAGCTGTCTGAGCAGGGATTATTGATAAAACATAACGATGATCTCTTCTATTCCTTGTCCTCTTATCTCTGTGGAATTAACAAAGGTATCTGTGATATCCTGATTATTTTGAATCAAACGTAACTGGTAGGAAGCAGTTTCATGCATATTAACATCAGTGATAGACCGAAAGTAGTTTTAACATTAGCTTCATTTCAGGGTTTTCTGCACATCGATGAGTATCCTCCTGACGCTAACCAGGGTTTTGACATTCCGTCAGCTTTAGTCAGGTTTCCCGAGATCAAAACAAAGATACatttatttgaggataaatgtgtTTGCAAGTCACCTATCTTATCCAAGCTACAGGTACCAATTGTTAAACAAGTGAAGCTGTGATGTAGTATGTTATTGTATTGAATATGCATTAGATTGAGCATCCGCTTCTTTTTCAGGAAGAAAGCCCTGTTCTATGGTATACAGAAGTATTGCTTGTACCCTTGACCACTCCTGATTTTAGCATGCCTTACAATGTCATCACAATTACATGCACTGTATTCGCTCTATATTTTGGATCCCTACTTAATGCGCTACGTAGGCGTATTGAAGAGGAGGAGAGGCTTTTGAAAAGTAAAGGTAAAATTTTCTTCGGTAATGACTAAGGCTTTAATTCTGAAAATTTGAGTGAGCATTTAGCTGGGATTCTACTGGATGGTGAAAGTAGTCTTTCTCAGTTGCATTTGCATGGATATATAATTATCTCCATGCAGTCGACTTATTATCTTTAGGTCCGGAAATGAAAGCAAAATATCTGTTACCAACTTGTTGGAATTAGGCTATTGTTATTGTTTCACGGAGTGTGATGGTGTTCCCAAGCTTCTGCTTAGCCTGattgatatttatttcagtataagGTTCATTTTCCTTGAACAACAAATTATGTAGATTAGAATGAAACGGATGCAAATAGAACCAAATGAATAAATAGAATCCATATAGCTTAAAGTCTTGAACAACTAATTTGATGGAGAATTGTAGTTGATATAGGTTAAGTTCGTGTTTCCGATATTGATCTTGATTTTGTTTGGTTTAACAGTTGAATGAAATTGACAAGGATAGAGACAGTATTCTTATAGCTAATACCAATTAGTTTGAATGAAGTTAATTATATGATTGTGTAATTAAATGTGTGTTTCAGATGTTGATCTTGATATTTGTTTCCTTCCTGCCTGCAGATACCAACGCAAGTGGTCTGATAGGCATGCTACTGTCCAAATTATCAGCTAAATTGAGGGGAAAGGCGTTGGAACCACCATCCTTACCCTTGTCATCAAAAGTCAGTTATAGGCTAATTCTCAGAGTGATACTGGTGGCTGGTATTGCTGCTGCCTGGCAGTACTTCTTTGGATGACCTCCAAGCTACAGATAAGAAGTTTTGTACACTATGTTACATGATTGCCACGGGACTTGGAGAATAGATTTTACCAATCAAACAAAACCTCTCATCTTTAGGATTCAACATTGTATCATCCAAATTAATTGTCAACCACTATGACGAGTTCCTTTTCTTTTACATGTCTGATTCCCGAATCGCATATCCCCAACTTCCTTTTATTATCAGGTACCAGAATCTGTGATTTGTAACTAAAGAAATGTTTCAAACAGGAAGGTTagatgtacaagtttatgcccttTTGCTCTTCCAAATTACTTTGAAttcgtgaaaaaaaaaaaaaaattgcttctGAAATGGAGTGGCTTGATACCACATCTATTGGTGAAAGTGTGGTCTTTAAATGACACTAATTTAAGTCTGCCCTGAATAATGTAGACATTGATAAAAAGGAAAAGGGACATCTTATTCATTGGGAACTCCACAGAACAAATTATAATCTACGTTGACAAACTCGAGAAGGGCTGTTCATATAAGTAGTTGTGCCATCAACGACTTAACCCACTAGCAAGGACTTACTAGGTGAATACAATGGTAATATGGTGCCTTCAATATACAACACAGTTTGTTTTTGGTCAAATTATCGTATTCTCTTGAAAGGGTTTGTTACAACCATCTCATCATCTCTAATCCTTTTCAACTTTTCACTAGCTAAACTGCATAAACGTGCCCTATCAGCTTTTGGGAAATCCACTGGTTCCTCTCTCGAACCTGAAAATACACCAGATATAATGATGTGAGATGAAGAGATACAATACAGTTCACATTGAGATCCTAACGTAAAATATGATCTCAAAGGTTGAGAAAATAAGACATCATAAAGCCTAGTCTATTGTAAAACAAACCTGAATAATATTCATTTGTTCTTGATCTCTTAAATAGACCAGAACCTTCCAAAGAAAGCTTCCTTTTCAGGTTCGATCTTACTCCTGCACAAGCAAAGACATTTAAGATGGATGATATAGCTTACTTCATGGAGAAGAATGTCTAAATCTTTCATTACCTCTAGCGCTTTCCTTGAATTTTTTGTTACCAAGGGAGTTGGAGTCTTCATGATGTTTCTCTCTCTCATCATTGAGTTCCTTCTTCCAGAGCAACCCCTTATCAACTTCTGCTGGACTATGTGATCCTGCAGGATAACAGAAGAATATTTTGATACATGGCTCATAAACCGGAGAATGGTGGTGGGAGGTAAATCGGTAACTACATTAAACAGTGATTCTTAGAAGTTTCCCCTGACATACTGTAGGGGACACTACTACACAATAGCTTAATTCTGCTTTATATTACAAGAACAGGCTTCAACAGGATATCTCACACTACTACTCAATAGCTTAATTCTGCCATATATTACAAGAACAAGCTTCAGCAGGATATCTCAGACTGTAGTGGGAACAGGTGATCCATCCTTTCAAATGATGGAGTAGTAAGTCTTTGAAACCTATTTTACTTGCAGATCCCTGTTCTTTTCACATGCATTATTCACTAATCAACCTTCATCTCGGAAGCAGTAGCTAACAGACTTGAAAAGAAGTTCTGCAGACAGACTAGTAGCTAAAAAGCTAATATGTAGAAACTAGAAAGGGATGCAACATTTATTCAGTTTTGTACTCCTTACTGTATAAGATGTGCTagcattttttccttttcatggCGGGTTCAAGAAATACTCTCCTGTGCACACCCAAAGTCTCAAACTAGAAGCAGGAGATACTTGCGGAGTAGGCACACACTCAGGGAACATCAACTGGAGAGACATTGTGTCAAACCTAATAGCTGGACCAAAACATGGATGTGTAATCACATTATGTTAATGGATCGATCCATTAATATTTATTCAGCATATGAATTGTTGGCGTCATTGGTTTCCATCCTTTAATCTACAGCTTATGGAACCTAATCAAATCTATATCTTGTGTTTTTGAAGtcacaaataagagaaaaagcaAAATCAAGAAATCTTTATACTATGAGATTTAGTAGGCTACGGAGCTTCAACCTATAAATTAGAGTAAAAGCAAATTCGTCTCTTATCCCATTACCTTACAAACCAATGTAAGAGCATGCTTGATACAACTCATACCGGCTAATATAAAAGAACAAAACCAAACTCCGACAACTCCCaatattttgcatatttacagAAATTAGAAAACCTATAACACTAAATTTTTTATACCTAACATGAGGTAAATTGAAAGAATCCATGTCAAATTGTCGCATAAGATCGGCGTTTTTACATTTAAGAATGCTATACagtttttagtttaaaatataaaaatcagaTGACTACCATATTAGACCTGCTCTTGTCACCACTCAGCCTAAAGGAAAACCCAAGATCTGATCCCATCTAAACCCAAGATCTGATCCCATCTATCATTTTTGCAGACAAAAGTTGAACAATTTAAGCTTTTAAATGCATCTGTTAATTTATTTGGCAAGCATGTACAAGTTCTTGAACTAATTGCTACAAGAACATTTAATAGACAAAAAAGTGGAAGATTTGATCATACAACACAAGGAAAGGTGCTTACTTTTGGAACCAACTTCAGAGAGCTTTCCTTCAACAATGAGGGGGGCAGTGGAGAAGCCACGAGcagagaagaaggaaagaaggGATTTCCATGTAACAGAAGAAGCAATAAGATCAACTCCTCTACTGATAAAGTGACCATTTATCTTCAAAGTTGATGGGTCAAGCCCAAAAACACGTGCAATGGAGCCAAGATCAAGTCTTTCTTCTTCCCAAACCATGATCGACACTACTATCTTTGATATTGAAGGACACAATAGCTTGATTTCTCTCATCTTTCTTGCTAGTCTTGGTGAGTAGAATTCGACGTTTGTAAAAATTGTGTAGTACGAGTGACTTGTGTCTTTCAACTTCTAACGGCATTCTGGAAGTGTCTCAAACTTTTTCATTTGGTAACCCGGATTTCACTCAACGAGACGGAGCTACTTACCATGTTAGCGCCTCTCTTTTTTCTTACTCCCCCCTCCCCACGACAGTCCCAAATTGTGTGGGACATTTCTTTTTTGATCCCTCCTAAAAANNNNNNNNNNNNNNNNNNNNNNNNNNNNNNNNNNNNNNNNNNNNNNNNNNNNNNNNNNNNNNNNNNNNNNNNNNNNNNNNNNNNNNNNNNNNNNNNNNNNataataataataataaaaaaaaaaaaaaatatatatatatatatatatataatcttttctTTGTTTGGTAAGTTTTTAACAATACaattataattttatctttaGTGCTCTCACTTATTTTTAAATACTAtaattcctttatttatttattttttcaaggaAAAGTCAATCACTTCAATCAAAATTTAAGCCTTTTATTTTACACTTTAACCAAAAATAGTAGTGCCATAAAAAAGTCAAAGATTAACTTAAATCGACAATTTGATGAAACATATTTTAACTTGGCTAAACAAGTTTTCAAAAATCTGAAGACTTAGATTTTGCAAAAATTACAACTGTCCCATTTGCTTGGCCACAACTTCGAttacacaatttttctttttgtgtttttttttccttttatgcaACACAACCCAAAATACATTTAATGCAAAATCGAATCAAGAAATATTTAGTGGTGTGTACCAAAGTCCAGATGTAACAAAATGCTGAAAATAGAGTCCTCAACTTCTGTTGTACAACTCCTTTACAGAAAAATGACGTCATCTCATAATTTGCAACTCTCACTTCAGTGTCCCATTctaatacacacaccaccattaCAAGGAGAAAAACAATTGTGTGAGACCACAACAAAAAACTGACATTAACGTACTAGCATGGACAAATAAGTAACGAATCCTTCTGTAGTAACAGCTTAAGCACTAGAAGAAATTTATGTTGCCCGGAACACAATTGATTTTTAAAACAAAACAAGATCACTCTTTAGAAGTTTTCAATTGTGAATCCATACAAGTTGTGTTGTATAAAATTACTGTAATAAGACCTTCACCACCAGAAAAACTTTCGATCAATGGGATCTCTTCGCTAGAAGAAAGTAGACCTTGCTTCTCAACCCACTGTCGAGCCATATCGACAAGATTACCACAGTTTTCTCTAACACCCTCTTTTGCAGCGATATCTGATTTACCGCCATATGGGATTTCAAAATGGGCAACATGTATTTAGATCCTCGATAATCTTAGAAACCCCAACAATGGTACCATTCTTTCTATAAATAGAGAAACCTTTCtaccaaaataaataatgtaagaGCATCTCCTGTGTGTGCTCTTCACAACCATATTGTCCACAATATGGGTACATTGATGGCAAAAATTGAATTGTTTAAATAGTCCTACAGGAAGTAATCTGGTGGAGGCTTTTTAGCAGGTGCTCCTCTTGAATCCTCAAGAGGAGCAGCTTTAAACACATGAAACTGCTTAATAAGATTCTCGTCTAGATCAAGAATCGCTACAACATTTCAACATCTGTAACAGTAGTTTGGAGCAAACCAGACTATAACTATTTGATTATTGAACATGTGAACAACATATGAAGTCTATGCTATTAGTATGGTTAAATAAAGTGACAACACTGCCACCAAAAAGGAAATCTGCACCACGAGGACTCAATCCCCTTCCATCAATGATGTCCTCTGAATTTGACCATAGTAGGTCACACATAGCACCCTCATGAGGAACTTGTTGCTTCCTATCAGTAGTTCAAATCGGGCCTAATGTAGATATTGTAGAGAGAGACCACTATGAACAGAGAATATCTTATTCTTGATGAGAGAAGATAAGCTTAAGTAATCAAATATATCCGTGCAATATCTCCAAACATTTACTGAACCATACTTCCCTAAGCACTTATCATGGAATCCATATACCTATGTGATTAGGCAACTCGCATAGACCATAGTTATCTCTAATAAGAGTGATTCGATCTGGATATCTCACCTTAAGagctaatagaagaagaaatatcTCAACGGAGTAAAATCCTCTATCAACAAAATCCCTGAGAAACAAGTAATTTGTCTTCGGACAATCACCTCCTACGTTGAATTGCTCTTTCATGTCATAAAATTGCTCATGGATATCACCACATATAGTAACAAGTGCATGGACATTACTTTCTTCAACAAGGATTTCCATAGCTTTAAGACAAAGTGCcttaatttttgatttctttaacGGTTCACATCTCTTCAGTTGCTTGTCTAGGTCTgatattttttcaactttctctGTTACCGACGGCGAGCGACGAGCTCCTTTTAACCAAAATCTACTACTACAAGAGCATATGAGTAGTAATAGCTGAAGAAAATGTGTTTTCTTCTCTACTGTTCCTCCATCATTACATAATTCTTGTTTTCTAGTAGTTCCAATGCTTTTCTTCCGCGAAGAATTGATACAAAGCCATTCTTCAAACAACCCAACTTCGAGTACAACGTATGAATATGTTAGGTCTATTTCAGTCATTAACAGTATGAAAATAGTCCTTCACCAGATAGTTATGTATAGAGCCTACTAGTTATCCTTGTGGGCATATATCTCAGATACAATATGTTTACTATCCATAGCCtatctatttgatttttcttcatttGGAGGTAGAGTTGCATCGGACAAGGAGAAAGAAGAGGATATAGGATATGAAGAAAGAAAAACCATTGTTGCATCCAAATGATGAAAAGAAGCAAACTTACATCAAAATCTCCAAGATATGACCAGGTTAACAAAATTCATAACCAGAAATTCAATTAGCCGGATCCTTCTATGGATAACACATATCAAGTACTGTAAAAACTACTCTTTATCTCCTTTATTATTACAGTTCCAAGAAAATtcattttgaaggaaaaaaaggaaGTGAAAGATCAAATTGTGGATGAAGTAAAAGGTCAAATACTAGACAGTAAACTTTATGCCACACTATTATTACAATCACTTATAGATCAAAATCTAACAGGATTAAGCTATGGTTTAAAATATGAAGTTTAAAGATGATTCTGATGATAAATCTTGAGGTGTATGAACATCCCAAATTAACTAAGTAGTCTAGAAATTCAGGCAAAATGTAGTGCTTTGTTCATATAGAAAGCAAAATATAATTGAATCTGAAAGGCACCGCCTCTGATAACTTAATTACTGCAGTGTTTCAAGCAATGAATAAATACATACAGAAAACAAAGGGAGCGCGCCAAGTAATCCTAGCTAAACCACCATTTACGATTAAAAAGATTGTGCAAATGACCGCAAAATACAATTGTCATCAATCCACTAATGAAtactagaagaaaaaaataattataccaCGCACACAATCATTTCAAACTTTATGTCATCTtaactaacaaaagaagaactaCACTGCCAACTCAAATTACATTACGATCACCATGTCTATACACAATCATGAGCACAAAAATTACATTATGATCACCATGTCTATACGCAATAATAATACTCCTAACATTTTTGACAAAACATCATTGTAGAAATTATATGATGATCACTATGACTATACACAAAAGCTTAACATACTTGACAAAACATCATTCCTACTTCAACATAGATAGCTTTACCATGATAACAACCCATATCATTTTTGAAGTAAAGCTGAAGCTTGATTGATGATATCAATATCATAACGAAGTTGGAGAGGAAGATTGTCTTCTCTTTCTAGTCCATTTTTGTTCAAATGAGGCACTTTGTAGTTATTGCCGTCATTATCTTCCATGACCTAAATCATACAAGATTGTAAAGTAAGAAACACATGATTAAGTTGTTCCGCTTTCATTTCATCAAAAGATCTTTCCACCGCTTTCACTAATTCATCAATATTTTTAGGTGTCTTTTGATATTAAAGAGATTGGATCGATCTAAAAAAATCAAGATCTAAAACATTTAAATCTGGATTGTTCGGTGGTTTAAAACAAAGTCTAATGTCAAATCCATCTTGTTGGGCAGCTTCAATAAAATCCAACTCATTGTTACCAACATGTGGCCTTACATTATCTTGTTGTACAAAGATAAGATTATTTGAATCGAAAGATAGCCATTTTGCTCAATAGCAGGAAGAAC from the Capsicum annuum cultivar UCD-10X-F1 chromosome 9, UCD10Xv1.1, whole genome shotgun sequence genome contains:
- the LOC107842663 gene encoding GPI transamidase component PIG-T, with protein sequence MFRLRSILVFLVLFKSFGSIIGEEEEKIEEFSEALLLRPLPDRKVLAHFHFESKVPPTATHGSHHHLFPKSIYQLVHKYRVQEMELSFTQGRWNYGRWGGYDPISSRNAKPPGVELWATFDVPQHQVDACWRNLTHALSGLFCASINFLESSTAYSAPKWSFKSFAANIRYGTLHREAVCTENLTPWLKLLPCRDKAGLSALMDRPSIYRGFYHSQRLHLVSNEFDLTAASSGMVLEQTLTVVLQPVTLGSGMVSSLGLIQQPSWSLSSLFGREVSGRCVLSNASNIYVQLEPNLVSELMTTSETQQQSDVENLMSQAWSDMSFEMSDSPVRLIEEVYGFQKESSLLYEFSLANYSDSRPFNLEFRWKRPVTWSSQLAPLQASRFLMGSGNERGAIAISLKSVGRSGYAESSVNQEGRCSLRVDVFQVVPWYVKVYYHTLKVFLDERLHNLADVIERINVSPSEDKVSPGLMEIALRLPCDVQLVILTLEFDKGFLHIDEYPPDANQGFDIPSALVRFPEIKTKIHLFEDKCVCKSPILSKLQEESPVLWYTEVLLVPLTTPDFSMPYNVITITCTVFALYFGSLLNALRRRIEEEERLLKSKDTNASGLIGMLLSKLSAKLRGKALEPPSLPLSSKVSYRLILRVILVAGIAAAWQYFFG
- the LOC107842664 gene encoding uncharacterized protein LOC107842664, whose product is MREIKLLCPSISKIVVSIMVWEEERLDLGSIARVFGLDPSTLKINGHFISRGVDLIASSVTWKSLLSFFSARGFSTAPLIVEGKLSEVGSKRSHSPAEVDKGLLWKKELNDEREKHHEDSNSLGNKKFKESARGVRSNLKRKLSLEGSGLFKRSRTNEYYSGSREEPVDFPKADRARLCSLASEKLKRIRDDEMVVTNPFKRIR